The Loxodonta africana isolate mLoxAfr1 chromosome 14, mLoxAfr1.hap2, whole genome shotgun sequence DNA window atcaccatcaccacctacAATGTcggcatcaccatcaccatcaccgcctacaatgtcagcatcaccatcaccatcaccgcctacaatgtcagcatcaccatcaccacctacaatgtcagcatcaccatcaccacctacaatgtcagcatcaccatcaccacctacaatgtcagcatcaccatcaccatcaccgcctacaatgtcagcatcaccatcaccatcaccgcctacaatgtcagcatcaccatcaccatcaccgcctacaatgtcagcatcaccatcaccacctacaatgtcagcatcaccatcaccacctacaatgtcagcatcaccatcaccacctacaatgtcagcatcaccatcaccatcaccgcctacaatgtcagcatcaccatcaccgcctacaatgtcagcatcaccatcaccatcaccgcctacaatgtcagcatcaccatcaccatcaccgcctacaatgtcagcatcaccatcaccacctacaatgtcagcatcaccatcaccacctacaatgtcagcatcaccatcaccacctacAATGTcggcatcaccatcaccatcaccgcctacaatgtcagcatcaccatcaccatcaccgcctacaatgtcagcatcaccatcaccacctacaatgtcagcatcaccatcaccatcaccgcctacaatgtcagcatcaccatcaccatcaccgcctacaatgtcagcatcaccatcaccacctacaatgtcagcatcaccatcaccatcaccgcctacaatgtcagcatcaccatcaccatcaccgcctacaatgtcagcatcaccatcaccatcaccgcctacaatgtcagcatcaccatcaccatcaccgcctacaatgtcagcatcaccatcaccatcaccgcctacaatgtcagcatcaccatcaccacctacaatgtcagcatcaccatcaccacctacaat harbors:
- the LOC135227597 gene encoding uncharacterized protein LOC135227597, producing MEKFNIISQNKTITITTSNVNITVTTYNVSITITITTSNVSITITVTAYNVSITVTTYNVSITITITTSNVSITITTYNVGITITVTAYNVGITITTYNVSITITITTYNVTSPSPPTMSASPSPSPPTIITITITAYNVSITITTYNVGITITITAYNVSITITITAYNVTSPSPPTMSASPSPSPPTMSASPSPSPPTMSASPSPPTMSASPSPSPPTMSASPSPSPPTMSASPSPPTMSASPSPSPPTMSASPSPSPPTMSASPSPSPPTMSASPSPSPPTMSASPSPSPPTMSASPSPPTMSASPSPPTMSASPSPPTMSASPSPSPPTMSASPSPSP